Proteins encoded together in one Papaver somniferum cultivar HN1 unplaced genomic scaffold, ASM357369v1 unplaced-scaffold_21, whole genome shotgun sequence window:
- the LOC113339960 gene encoding uncharacterized protein LOC113339960, which produces MARTSFLISIAFTGFIMLSIAQMALGVSKVGQVVDAHGPLKAANADRDGTFAANKHGVKDEGKTVLGAAKGSANAYLVGVVGVDSEKGQAKIDGNTGGNVAGVAGLDRGGYLVVDYEKGQVNEKAKTEVNAANGLVRVNTQGSTPKKVEFPQIRILQRRTILTQQSP; this is translated from the exons ATGGCAAGAACAAGTTTTCTCATCAGCATTGCCTTCACTGGTTTCATTATGTTGTCTATTGCAC AGATGGCATTAGGAGTTTCAAAAGTCGGTCAAGTGGTGGATGCACATGGGCCATTGAAGGCGGCTAACGCAGACCGGGATGGGACTTTTGCAGCTAACAAGCACGGAGTCAAGGATGAAGGAAAAACTGTGCTAGGTGCCGCAAAGGGGTCAGCAAATGCATACTTAGTCGGAGTAGTAGGTGTGGATTCAGAGAAGGGTCAAGCGAAAATAGACGGGAACACTGGAGGGAATGTGGCAGGCGTAGCTGGCTTGGACAGAGGGGGGTATTTAGTAGTCGACTATGAAAAAGGTCAGGTAAATGAAAAAGCGAAAACGGAGGTAAATGCCGCAAATGGATTGGTGAGGGTGAACACACAAGGGTCGACTCCAAAAAAGGTGGAGTTCCCGCAAATAAGAATTCTCCAGAGACGGACAATTCTTACCCAGCAAAGCCCATGA